In Phreatobacter aquaticus, a single genomic region encodes these proteins:
- a CDS encoding NAD(P)-dependent oxidoreductase → MKVALLGASGMIGSRILAELSSRGHQVTALARNIDKIAVLPGVTPKAVDAFDRKALATAYAGHDAVMSSVHYLASDADTLIGAAKDSGVPRYLVVGGAGSLEVAPGVQLFSTPQFPEIYLAEAKAGGVFLDLLKTEASLNWTFLSPSAVISPGERTGKFRLGLDNLLVDGAGNSAISAEDFAIALVDELETPKHSRKRFTVGY, encoded by the coding sequence ATGAAAGTTGCCCTGCTCGGCGCCTCCGGCATGATCGGATCGCGCATCCTCGCCGAACTCTCGTCCCGCGGCCATCAGGTCACGGCGCTCGCCCGCAACATCGACAAGATCGCCGTGCTGCCGGGCGTGACCCCGAAGGCCGTGGACGCCTTCGACCGCAAGGCCCTTGCGACCGCCTATGCCGGCCATGATGCGGTGATGTCCTCGGTTCACTATCTCGCCTCCGACGCCGACACCCTGATCGGGGCTGCAAAGGACAGTGGCGTGCCGCGCTATCTGGTCGTCGGCGGTGCCGGCAGCCTGGAGGTTGCGCCCGGCGTGCAGCTCTTCAGCACACCGCAATTCCCCGAAATCTATCTCGCCGAAGCGAAGGCCGGCGGTGTCTTCCTCGACCTCCTGAAGACGGAGGCAAGCCTCAACTGGACCTTCCTGTCGCCCTCGGCTGTGATCAGCCCCGGTGAGCGGACCGGCAAGTTCCGGCTCGGCCTGGACAATCTGCTCGTCGACGGCGCCGGCAACAGCGCCATTTCGGCCGAGGATTTCGCGATCGCTCTGGTGGACGAGTTGGAGACACCCAAGCACAGCCGCAAGCGGTTCACCGTCGGTTACTGA
- a CDS encoding winged helix-turn-helix transcriptional regulator has protein sequence MLKPNVFNAQCSTRVVLDRVGDKWAVLILILLHDEPQRFNQLRRRIDGISQKMLSQTLKSLERDGLIRRTAFATVPVTVEYAITPLGRTLHAAVDALRIWAEAHLGEVQKAQARYDSGDAVSEAA, from the coding sequence ATGCTCAAGCCGAATGTCTTCAACGCCCAATGCTCGACACGAGTCGTCCTCGACCGTGTTGGCGACAAATGGGCCGTTCTGATCCTGATCCTGCTGCACGACGAGCCCCAGCGCTTCAATCAGTTGCGCCGCCGGATCGACGGGATCTCGCAGAAGATGCTGTCACAGACGCTGAAAAGCCTGGAGCGCGATGGCCTGATCAGGCGCACGGCCTTCGCGACTGTTCCGGTCACGGTCGAATATGCGATCACGCCGCTTGGCCGGACCTTGCATGCCGCAGTCGATGCCCTGCGCATTTGGGCGGAGGCCCATCTCGGCGAGGTGCAGAAGGCGCAGGCGCGCTACGACTCGGGTGACGCTGTCAGCGAGGCTGCATGA